One part of the Methanobacterium petrolearium genome encodes these proteins:
- a CDS encoding ATP-binding cassette domain-containing protein, producing the protein MDYIIETQNITKKYDDFTAVNSVNLKIPKNSVYGVLGPNGAGKTTLISMLCTILHPTSGSAKVNGYDIIKNPKEVRESIGIVFQSRALDDMLTGREHLQMHASLYGVPKDVRKKRIEEILDLIALGQKADEFVKTYSGGMKRRLEIGRGLIHHPKVLFLDEPTLGLDPQTRESIWEYIKELNQHQDVSVLMTTHYMEEADKLCEKVAIINQGEIITSNSPKNLKRELKADTITVHVDKLEEFTGLVENLDFVQEVYLQDSEIKLMVERGENLVAELVNFANKHNIFVYSIELEHPNLEDVFLKYTGRTIQGER; encoded by the coding sequence ATGGATTACATCATCGAAACCCAGAATATAACCAAAAAATACGATGATTTCACAGCAGTTAATAGTGTGAACCTCAAAATTCCTAAAAATAGTGTTTACGGAGTTTTAGGTCCTAATGGGGCAGGTAAAACCACATTGATATCCATGTTATGCACTATTCTGCATCCTACCAGTGGTTCAGCCAAAGTTAATGGTTATGATATTATCAAAAACCCTAAAGAGGTACGGGAATCTATTGGTATTGTTTTCCAGTCCCGGGCCCTGGATGATATGCTCACTGGACGTGAACACCTGCAAATGCACGCATCACTTTATGGAGTGCCTAAAGATGTGAGAAAAAAGCGTATTGAAGAAATACTGGATCTTATTGCCCTGGGTCAGAAGGCAGATGAATTTGTTAAAACCTATTCTGGGGGGATGAAACGCAGACTGGAAATTGGCAGGGGACTTATACATCATCCTAAAGTTCTTTTTCTGGATGAACCTACCCTGGGGTTGGATCCTCAGACTAGGGAAAGTATCTGGGAATATATTAAGGAATTGAACCAGCATCAGGATGTATCAGTGTTGATGACCACCCATTATATGGAAGAAGCGGATAAACTCTGTGAAAAAGTAGCCATAATTAATCAAGGGGAGATAATCACTTCAAACTCACCTAAAAACTTAAAAAGGGAGCTTAAAGCAGATACTATTACTGTGCATGTGGATAAGTTGGAAGAGTTCACAGGGTTGGTTGAAAACCTGGACTTTGTACAGGAGGTTTACCTCCAAGATTCTGAAATCAAGCTGATGGTGGAGCGTGGTGAGAATCTGGTGGCAGAACTGGTGAATTTTGCCAATAAACATAACATCTTTGTTTACTCCATAGAACTGGAACATCCTAACCTGGAGGATGTTTTCCTCAAATACACCGGTAGAACCATACAGGGGGAAAGATAA
- a CDS encoding ABC transporter permease yields MAELEGIYTIWLRENKRFLRYRSRLLTSVITPLLWLLIFGTGLGSAIKFSSIPEGYQAFLFPGIIGQTILFTSIFSGLSVIQDRQFGFLKEILVAPISRPSIVLGKAIGISTTVLIQGFVLLILSFVVNVPMDIITLLASMVVIAIISLGLSGLGLLIASFTDSMEGFNLIMSFIVMPLFLLSGALFPVSGLPTWLQTAVYLDPLTYGIDALRAIILNSSSLPLYVDMVVITFFALVMILISALVFSKKEQSLM; encoded by the coding sequence ATGGCGGAACTTGAAGGAATTTACACTATATGGCTCAGGGAAAATAAAAGATTCCTCCGTTACCGGTCCCGCTTATTGACTTCAGTGATAACACCACTTTTATGGCTTCTGATATTTGGAACTGGATTGGGTTCTGCCATAAAATTTAGTAGTATTCCTGAAGGGTACCAGGCCTTCCTGTTTCCAGGAATCATAGGACAGACCATTTTATTCACTTCCATATTTTCTGGACTTTCCGTGATACAGGACCGGCAATTTGGGTTTTTGAAGGAGATCCTGGTAGCTCCCATCTCTCGTCCTTCCATTGTACTGGGAAAAGCCATAGGAATCAGTACCACAGTCCTTATTCAGGGTTTCGTGTTATTAATACTCTCTTTTGTGGTTAATGTTCCAATGGACATTATCACTCTCCTGGCATCCATGGTGGTCATAGCTATCATCTCCTTAGGCCTGTCTGGACTGGGTCTTTTAATAGCTTCATTCACGGACAGTATGGAAGGATTTAACCTTATCATGAGCTTCATTGTAATGCCCCTTTTCCTCCTGAGCGGTGCTTTATTCCCGGTTTCAGGATTACCAACCTGGTTACAGACAGCAGTCTACCTGGATCCCCTGACCTATGGTATTGATGCACTTAGGGCAATTATTCTAAATTCATCATCACTGCCACTATATGTGGATATGGTGGTTATAACCTTCTTTGCCCTGGTCATGATCCTGATCTCGGCACTGGTCTTCAGCAAGAAGGAACAGAGTTTAATGTAA
- a CDS encoding TrkH family potassium uptake protein, with translation MQLIHRLSRRELKTILHHTGNTCLLLAVAMLIPLIVALIYHENQYFVPFLLSAGISAVAGLILAKIFKVEIKMSLKSAMVFSTIIWLIAGALGALPYYISGELSYLNSYFEAMSGFTTTGFSMYSNLDAVSYTIQFWRAFTQWIGGLGIIFLLLALLRSTGADVLRLYIAEGREERLVPSIKHSTRIIVYMYVSFTFIAIILYYIAGMPIFDSVFHGFTTLSTGGFGMHNESLLYYNSVWIEIAAMIIMMIGATNYALHYTVLKGNWKEYFKDIETKVAYILIIITTILVTFMLYNNQVYGNNLLLNLRYSLFQMVSAITTTGLQTAFYPNILSKWIGLGTFLMTIIMIIGAGSLSTGGGIKWLRLGILLKGISWQVTSFILPGKAVMAKKIHHLTDLQITDDVIRLTGAFLSTYLLVYIVSVIIVLIYYPDISRVIFEVASALSNVGLSSGIMTPNSPALVKIVFIIDFWMGRLEIWPVLLLIAITINNVVRK, from the coding sequence ATGCAACTTATCCACAGGTTAAGTAGAAGGGAACTTAAAACCATTCTGCACCATACCGGAAACACCTGTCTACTCCTGGCTGTTGCCATGTTGATCCCACTTATTGTAGCTCTTATTTATCATGAAAATCAATATTTTGTTCCATTTCTTTTATCTGCAGGTATTAGTGCTGTTGCTGGATTAATTCTTGCTAAAATATTCAAAGTTGAAATTAAAATGTCACTGAAAAGTGCCATGGTATTCTCCACCATTATCTGGCTTATTGCAGGTGCACTGGGGGCTTTACCTTACTATATTTCCGGAGAGTTATCTTATCTTAACTCTTACTTTGAGGCCATGTCTGGATTTACAACCACTGGTTTCAGTATGTATTCCAATCTTGATGCAGTTTCCTATACCATACAATTCTGGCGGGCTTTTACCCAGTGGATTGGAGGTCTTGGAATAATATTTCTTCTTTTAGCCCTTTTAAGATCCACTGGTGCTGATGTTTTGCGTCTTTACATTGCAGAAGGCCGGGAAGAAAGATTGGTCCCAAGTATTAAACATTCAACTCGAATTATTGTTTACATGTACGTATCATTTACTTTTATAGCTATAATCCTTTATTATATTGCGGGAATGCCTATTTTTGATTCTGTTTTCCATGGATTCACCACTTTATCCACTGGTGGGTTTGGAATGCACAATGAAAGTCTTCTGTATTATAACAGCGTCTGGATAGAGATTGCAGCCATGATTATAATGATGATTGGTGCTACCAACTATGCCTTACACTACACAGTCCTTAAAGGGAACTGGAAGGAGTATTTCAAAGATATAGAGACCAAAGTTGCTTATATTCTAATTATAATTACCACAATCCTGGTAACGTTCATGCTCTACAACAACCAGGTTTATGGGAATAATTTACTGCTTAACCTGAGGTACAGTCTGTTTCAAATGGTCTCAGCCATCACCACCACTGGACTGCAAACCGCATTTTACCCCAATATACTTAGTAAATGGATTGGGCTGGGCACCTTCCTCATGACCATAATCATGATCATTGGTGCAGGATCCCTATCTACTGGTGGGGGTATCAAATGGTTGAGACTGGGCATACTGCTTAAAGGAATATCATGGCAGGTGACATCATTTATATTGCCTGGTAAGGCTGTTATGGCTAAAAAAATACATCACCTAACTGATTTGCAGATAACTGATGATGTTATAAGGTTAACCGGGGCATTCCTATCAACTTATCTTTTAGTGTACATTGTAAGTGTCATCATTGTTTTGATTTACTATCCTGACATTTCCAGGGTGATATTTGAAGTAGCCTCAGCCCTGAGTAATGTTGGTCTTTCCAGTGGAATAATGACCCCTAACTCACCAGCCTTGGTGAAAATAGTTTTCATAATTGATTTCTGGATGGGCAGATTAGAAATTTGGCCGGTGTTACTTCTGATAGCAATTACGATTAACAATGTTGTGAGGAAGTAA
- a CDS encoding DUF5518 domain-containing protein, which translates to MVKWGPVIVGFILAVILANLFAIYINPYWGVNLALFLCGMIVGLWVHEGVIGGLWNATIAGAFGSIVLAILLIIGGTIFGGLAGFAAALATGIAMVIISLILNMIFMGIGGAIGGLIRGD; encoded by the coding sequence ATGGTTAAGTGGGGACCAGTTATTGTAGGTTTTATACTAGCTGTAATACTGGCAAATCTTTTTGCAATTTACATAAACCCTTACTGGGGAGTGAATTTAGCCCTATTCCTTTGTGGAATGATAGTTGGATTGTGGGTACATGAAGGAGTAATTGGAGGACTGTGGAACGCAACAATAGCCGGGGCATTCGGATCAATAGTTCTTGCAATACTGCTTATAATTGGTGGAACCATCTTCGGCGGCCTTGCAGGATTTGCAGCAGCATTAGCCACTGGAATTGCCATGGTAATAATCTCTCTTATTTTGAACATGATATTCATGGGGATAGGTGGAGCAATTGGTGGTTTAATTCGAGGAGATTAA
- a CDS encoding arylsulfatase gives MTTEINDKGKIVIVAAYQDIEKAENNFDQLTELAKDKQIKTDGMIIVENNEDDKLRVRETGDSLGRKGLGWGGSVGLLVGLAAPPLLASVAVGAAAGGLIGKFTKKKLESGIGKGLGENLKPGTAAILTIVEEKDKLIAEQALTDSPAKSVASIDKKGLKGLKDALAEAGGKFNPDRTVLPIPDREFGGTAGRTLHESVADWTMIPGPQAPEDAPNVLLILIDDAGFGNIGSFGGPINTPNFSRVQEMGITYNSFHVTAVCSPTRACLLTGRNQHRVGFGSIAEYSGPFPGYTAAKPKSCAAFPRVLKENGYVTGGFGKWHLTPDNVQGAAGPFDHWPQAWGFDHWWGFLSGAAGQYDPIITQDNATIGVPEGKDGEQYYFPDDITDKAVEWLHAVRAQDAHKPWMMYYSTGCAHAPHHVAKQWADKYKGQFDEGWDVLREKTLKRQKELGIVPENTQLTERPDLFPAWDSLSENERKLYARQMEVYSGYSENADWNVGRLLDEIEEMGDLDNTLIIYIWGDNGASMEGTLTGSFNEMTFLNGIVLDAEDQLKLIEEYGGIDAIGGIHTAPHYAAAWAHAGNTPFQWGKQMASHLGGTRNPMVIAWPNKIKPDSQMRPQFTHAIDVGPTILETIGLPEPKMVDGIEQEPTDGTSFAYTFDDMEAEERHTIQYFEMFGSRALYKDGWWAASKPDRIPWDLSLETLQAFGPDSNWDPDKDAPWELYYLPEDFSQAHDVAADNPDKVKELQDLWWEEAERNRVLPLMGGLSVFYGILPPLPTITRYNFAGDVQNVQRGMVPRIYGRSYAIEAELSVPEEGAEGVIVANADFIGGFGLWVDGEGLLHHTYSMLGVETYRQTSKEKIPSGDVKIKMLFEADEPKPGTGGHVTLFANGKEIGSGKMPKTVAVTFSSYAGMDIGRDNGLVVDRDYEDKAPYAFTGTVKKVVFDLKPNAHEDEEKIHEIEQQSNIAHGSAG, from the coding sequence ATGACTACTGAAATAAATGATAAGGGGAAAATCGTCATAGTCGCTGCGTATCAGGACATTGAAAAGGCTGAAAATAATTTTGACCAGTTGACTGAACTGGCAAAGGATAAACAGATTAAAACAGACGGTATGATCATTGTTGAGAATAATGAAGATGATAAATTACGGGTTAGGGAAACTGGTGATAGTCTCGGCCGTAAAGGATTGGGATGGGGTGGCAGTGTTGGTCTTTTAGTGGGACTTGCTGCACCACCACTTTTAGCATCAGTAGCAGTTGGTGCTGCTGCAGGAGGCCTTATAGGTAAATTTACCAAGAAAAAATTAGAAAGTGGTATTGGAAAGGGTCTCGGAGAAAATTTAAAGCCAGGCACAGCAGCCATTTTAACCATTGTGGAAGAAAAAGATAAATTAATCGCTGAACAAGCATTAACTGATTCACCAGCCAAATCTGTGGCATCAATTGATAAAAAAGGACTTAAAGGTTTAAAAGATGCACTTGCTGAGGCAGGAGGTAAATTTAACCCGGATCGTACTGTACTGCCCATTCCTGATCGTGAATTTGGTGGTACTGCAGGTCGCACACTACATGAATCAGTTGCAGACTGGACCATGATACCCGGGCCACAGGCACCGGAGGATGCTCCCAACGTTTTACTCATTTTAATTGATGATGCAGGATTTGGTAACATTGGGTCCTTTGGAGGTCCAATAAACACCCCTAACTTCAGCCGTGTTCAGGAAATGGGGATCACATACAATAGCTTCCATGTAACTGCAGTATGTTCTCCTACAAGGGCATGTCTGTTAACCGGGCGCAACCAGCATCGGGTAGGTTTCGGTTCAATTGCAGAATATTCTGGACCATTCCCTGGCTATACTGCTGCCAAACCTAAAAGCTGTGCCGCTTTCCCCCGTGTTCTCAAGGAAAACGGGTATGTTACCGGTGGTTTCGGTAAGTGGCACCTTACTCCTGATAATGTTCAAGGAGCAGCTGGACCCTTCGATCACTGGCCCCAGGCATGGGGATTCGACCACTGGTGGGGTTTCTTGAGTGGTGCAGCAGGACAGTACGATCCCATAATCACCCAGGATAATGCAACAATAGGTGTACCCGAGGGCAAAGATGGGGAACAATATTACTTCCCTGATGACATCACAGACAAGGCTGTGGAATGGTTGCATGCAGTTAGAGCCCAGGATGCCCATAAACCATGGATGATGTACTATTCCACTGGATGTGCACATGCACCTCACCATGTAGCCAAACAGTGGGCTGATAAATATAAAGGCCAGTTTGATGAGGGATGGGATGTTCTGCGTGAAAAAACCCTGAAACGTCAGAAAGAACTTGGGATAGTTCCCGAAAATACCCAATTAACCGAACGACCTGATCTTTTCCCGGCATGGGATTCCCTGAGTGAAAATGAAAGGAAATTATATGCTCGGCAAATGGAAGTTTACTCTGGTTACTCTGAAAATGCAGACTGGAATGTTGGACGGCTTTTAGATGAAATTGAAGAGATGGGAGATCTGGATAACACACTCATCATCTACATCTGGGGAGATAACGGTGCAAGTATGGAAGGCACACTAACTGGCTCCTTTAATGAAATGACATTCCTTAATGGCATAGTACTGGATGCTGAAGACCAGTTAAAACTCATTGAAGAGTACGGTGGGATTGATGCCATTGGTGGTATCCACACTGCCCCTCACTACGCAGCTGCATGGGCTCACGCCGGTAACACACCTTTCCAGTGGGGTAAACAAATGGCAAGCCACTTGGGAGGTACTAGAAATCCCATGGTCATAGCCTGGCCCAATAAAATCAAACCAGATAGCCAGATGCGCCCACAGTTCACCCATGCTATAGATGTAGGTCCCACCATACTGGAAACCATAGGATTACCTGAACCAAAAATGGTGGATGGAATCGAACAGGAACCAACGGATGGAACCAGTTTTGCCTACACTTTCGATGATATGGAAGCTGAAGAACGTCACACTATCCAGTATTTTGAAATGTTTGGTAGTCGTGCACTTTACAAAGATGGCTGGTGGGCAGCTTCAAAACCAGACAGAATACCATGGGACTTATCACTAGAAACACTCCAAGCATTTGGACCAGATAGTAATTGGGACCCAGATAAAGATGCACCCTGGGAGTTATATTACCTTCCTGAAGACTTTTCACAAGCTCATGATGTTGCAGCAGATAATCCAGACAAGGTCAAAGAACTGCAAGATTTATGGTGGGAAGAAGCCGAAAGAAATCGGGTTTTACCATTGATGGGCGGTTTGTCTGTTTTTTATGGAATACTCCCCCCATTACCCACCATCACCCGATATAACTTTGCTGGAGATGTGCAAAATGTGCAGCGTGGTATGGTGCCCCGTATTTACGGACGGTCTTATGCCATTGAAGCAGAACTATCAGTCCCTGAAGAAGGGGCAGAGGGTGTTATTGTAGCTAACGCTGACTTTATCGGAGGTTTTGGTCTTTGGGTGGATGGAGAAGGATTGTTACACCATACTTATTCCATGCTTGGTGTGGAAACTTATAGGCAGACTTCCAAGGAGAAAATACCAAGTGGTGACGTTAAAATTAAGATGTTATTTGAAGCGGATGAACCTAAACCTGGTACTGGAGGTCATGTTACCCTATTTGCCAATGGTAAGGAAATTGGTTCCGGTAAAATGCCAAAAACCGTTGCTGTTACATTTTCTTCCTACGCAGGTATGGATATAGGTCGTGACAATGGCCTGGTTGTTGACCGGGATTATGAGGATAAAGCTCCCTATGCATTTACTGGAACAGTTAAAAAGGTGGTCTTTGATCTTAAGCCCAATGCCCATGAAGATGAGGAAAAAATCCATGAAATTGAACAACAATCAAATATTGCCCATGGAAGTGCAGGTTAA
- a CDS encoding anaerobic sulfatase maturase, protein MKSDSLMSFHLMAKPTGAICNLNCKYCFYTPKKDLYPDQSLRMSDDVLKEYTRQYIRALNIPEVTFAWQGGEPTLMGIDFFKKALKYQEEYKTPGMQVFNTIQTNGILLDDEWCEFLSENNFLVGISIDGPQELHDVYRKDKKGNPSFMKVIRAIQLMKKYNVEFNILATVNRVNADHPLEVYRFFRDDISANYIQFIPIVEFEKGSDGEFKVSEESVRAEQYGKFLSAVFDEWIKKDVGKIFIQIFDSSLASWVKYPSSVCLFAPTCGTSLILEHNGDVYSCDHFVDPEHLLGNIMETPLEELVYSPMQVQFGQDKFDGLAKKCLTCDVNFACHGACPKHRFCDSDGEIPLNYLCSSYKQFFEHIKWPMIIMANLLKQGKPPADVMPILAGEPETLKYVFPKINRNDPCPCGSNLKFKKCHGKVK, encoded by the coding sequence ATGAAGTCGGATTCATTGATGAGCTTCCATTTGATGGCGAAACCAACTGGTGCAATTTGTAATTTAAACTGCAAATATTGTTTTTATACTCCTAAAAAGGACTTATATCCTGATCAATCCCTAAGAATGTCGGATGATGTGTTAAAAGAATATACTCGCCAGTATATCCGCGCACTTAACATTCCAGAAGTTACTTTCGCGTGGCAGGGTGGTGAACCCACTCTTATGGGTATTGATTTTTTTAAAAAAGCTTTAAAATATCAAGAAGAATACAAAACCCCTGGAATGCAGGTTTTTAATACTATACAGACCAATGGAATTCTTTTAGATGATGAATGGTGTGAATTTCTAAGTGAAAATAATTTCTTGGTGGGAATAAGTATTGATGGCCCTCAAGAACTTCATGATGTTTACCGTAAGGATAAAAAGGGAAACCCTTCTTTTATGAAAGTGATTAGAGCTATACAGTTAATGAAAAAGTATAATGTGGAATTTAATATATTGGCAACTGTGAACCGGGTGAATGCTGACCATCCCCTTGAGGTTTACAGGTTTTTCAGGGATGATATTAGTGCCAATTATATACAGTTCATTCCCATTGTGGAATTTGAAAAAGGTTCAGATGGAGAATTTAAAGTTTCTGAGGAATCTGTGAGAGCGGAACAGTATGGAAAATTTTTATCTGCAGTTTTTGATGAATGGATCAAAAAAGACGTTGGTAAAATTTTCATCCAGATATTTGACTCTTCTCTGGCCTCATGGGTCAAATATCCTTCATCAGTATGTTTATTTGCCCCAACATGTGGAACATCCCTCATACTAGAACATAATGGAGATGTTTACTCCTGTGATCATTTTGTTGATCCTGAACATTTACTGGGTAATATAATGGAAACTCCTCTGGAAGAACTGGTGTATTCACCTATGCAAGTTCAATTTGGACAGGATAAGTTTGATGGGCTTGCTAAAAAATGTTTAACATGTGATGTGAATTTTGCATGTCATGGAGCCTGTCCAAAACATCGTTTTTGTGACTCTGATGGTGAAATCCCTTTAAATTATCTTTGTTCCAGTTATAAACAGTTTTTTGAACATATAAAATGGCCCATGATTATAATGGCCAACTTACTTAAACAAGGCAAACCACCTGCCGATGTGATGCCTATTCTTGCTGGAGAACCTGAAACCTTAAAATACGTTTTTCCAAAAATAAATCGTAACGACCCTTGCCCTTGCGGAAGCAATCTTAAATTCAAAAAATGTCATGGAAAAGTCAAATGA
- a CDS encoding PAS domain-containing protein — MKKTNKKSLDSELKDCQPKNDGKGEIRTLKMSLEDIENKFIEAQSIAHFGFWELDPETWDPTWTEGVFKVLGYDIEQGQVKYYDQKKVVHPEDWNLFHDTVIYVFKTGNDAEIDLRIIRPDGKKRVIHIIGKPLKDNNNKIISVRGTVQDVTEIKEMEARLRESESFYRTLFENTGTASIIVDEDSTILMVNTQFETLSGYSKESVEGKKSWKGMVLKEDLETLEKYHSMRRNAIGTPPSSYEARFIDIEGNIKIIRIDVAMIPGTKRTIASVNDLTDLKLAEKRLQTTLKRFYTILSNLGASILLVTEERLIEFANPAFCDYFDLNESPEELTGFTTAKLIEKIKPVYKYPDEAINRINEIIERWEPVTGEEIHLNREKTCLRDFIPIFVGNKPYGRLWVHVDITERKKMEKKLVDSERQYKYIVEKSAAGIFILDKKGIIQYLNEQMSDLLRFSKNEILEKHIKNFITEQVEFYKPENLSKTKVIRYDGFEFLNKTNNKVWTILTVTPIYNEKMNYTGLIGIVTDIGLQKGLEQGFLERETILTDIIYDLMALLNDIVLKEERPEHNQKDIFKTFEKIFENS, encoded by the coding sequence ATGAAAAAAACCAATAAAAAATCACTTGATTCTGAATTGAAGGATTGCCAACCAAAAAATGATGGAAAGGGAGAAATAAGAACATTAAAAATGTCTTTAGAAGACATTGAAAATAAGTTTATCGAAGCTCAATCAATTGCTCATTTTGGTTTTTGGGAACTGGACCCGGAAACATGGGATCCAACCTGGACTGAGGGAGTTTTTAAAGTTTTAGGGTATGATATTGAACAGGGACAGGTTAAATACTACGATCAAAAGAAGGTGGTACATCCTGAAGATTGGAATCTTTTTCACGATACAGTGATATATGTGTTTAAAACCGGAAATGATGCTGAAATCGATTTGAGGATAATAAGGCCGGATGGTAAGAAACGGGTTATCCACATTATTGGCAAACCACTGAAGGATAATAATAACAAAATAATTTCTGTAAGGGGCACAGTACAAGATGTTACTGAAATAAAAGAAATGGAAGCTCGTTTAAGAGAGTCAGAATCATTTTACAGAACTCTGTTTGAAAATACAGGAACTGCAAGTATTATTGTGGATGAAGATAGCACCATCTTAATGGTTAACACCCAGTTTGAAACCCTTTCCGGTTATTCTAAAGAATCAGTAGAAGGTAAAAAAAGCTGGAAAGGTATGGTACTGAAAGAAGATCTGGAAACATTGGAAAAATATCACTCTATGCGTAGAAATGCTATTGGAACACCACCAAGTAGTTATGAGGCTCGTTTTATTGACATAGAAGGAAATATAAAAATCATACGAATTGACGTGGCAATGATTCCTGGAACAAAAAGAACCATAGCTTCGGTTAATGATTTAACTGATCTTAAATTAGCTGAAAAAAGGCTTCAAACAACTTTAAAACGATTTTATACTATTCTTTCCAATTTAGGTGCGAGTATTTTGTTGGTAACAGAAGAAAGGTTGATCGAATTTGCAAATCCTGCATTCTGTGACTATTTTGATCTTAATGAATCTCCAGAGGAATTAACAGGGTTCACTACAGCAAAACTCATTGAAAAGATTAAACCTGTTTATAAATATCCTGATGAGGCAATTAATCGTATTAATGAAATTATCGAAAGATGGGAACCTGTAACTGGTGAAGAAATTCATCTTAACCGTGAAAAAACCTGTTTACGGGATTTTATACCCATATTTGTGGGAAATAAACCTTATGGTAGATTATGGGTGCACGTTGATATTACTGAACGTAAAAAAATGGAAAAGAAACTTGTTGACAGTGAAAGACAATACAAATATATAGTAGAAAAATCAGCTGCTGGAATTTTTATTTTAGATAAAAAGGGAATAATCCAATATTTGAATGAACAAATGTCCGATTTGTTACGATTTTCCAAAAACGAAATATTGGAAAAACATATAAAAAATTTCATAACAGAACAAGTAGAATTTTACAAACCCGAAAATCTGTCCAAAACTAAAGTAATTCGATATGATGGGTTTGAATTTTTAAACAAGACTAACAATAAAGTATGGACAATTTTAACAGTTACACCAATCTATAATGAAAAGATGAATTACACAGGGTTGATTGGGATAGTCACAGATATCGGTTTGCAGAAAGGATTAGAACAAGGATTTTTAGAAAGAGAAACGATTTTAACTGACATTATCTATGATTTAATGGCACTTCTCAATGATATTGTCCTGAAAGAAGAAAGACCAGAACATAATCAAAAAGACATCTTCAAAACATTTGAAAAAATCTTTGAGAACAGTTAA
- a CDS encoding tyrosine-type recombinase/integrase, whose protein sequence is MNELNLEISKDPFFNNFIENRKLSKSTKAVYIGRIRSYCDFAGKNPSELIQDAQKRKGMKVDELVNSYIEELKQTGKSPTTIVNNLDTIRAFYNEFQVGTNPIKNITIPETNKGSNSKIISSDQIKEVLELSNLRDKAMILLHLSSGMEARELRLLTYGDFINSISEYMDLNQGVLNFRKVADELFKMDTLVGTWKIKKIRTGRSYVTFNSHESSLAILNYLIDRERNNKSVQSLDDPLFVNSKNQAISKYAHGSIFKRANNRAGLGYLTDKRRFFSSTMLRKYFKNHMHQSNVDDETIDAFLGQNLDDNIDYHSVDEIKTLKTIYLESVDGLTVRRKPKITETITSKEYELLIKKLDKKDKELNEIKEHLKYLKQLINSTNVK, encoded by the coding sequence ATGAATGAATTAAATTTAGAAATTTCAAAGGATCCATTTTTTAATAATTTCATTGAGAATAGAAAGCTCTCCAAATCAACTAAAGCAGTATACATTGGGCGCATTAGGTCATACTGTGATTTCGCCGGTAAAAATCCGTCTGAATTAATTCAAGATGCTCAAAAAAGGAAAGGCATGAAAGTTGATGAACTGGTAAACAGTTACATTGAAGAACTGAAACAAACTGGTAAATCTCCAACCACAATAGTCAACAATTTAGACACCATAAGGGCATTTTACAATGAATTCCAAGTTGGTACAAATCCTATTAAAAACATAACAATTCCAGAAACTAACAAAGGTAGTAACAGTAAGATCATTTCAAGTGATCAAATTAAAGAAGTACTAGAGTTAAGCAATTTAAGGGATAAAGCCATGATACTACTCCATTTATCTTCGGGTATGGAGGCTAGGGAGTTAAGACTTTTAACCTATGGTGATTTTATTAATTCAATTTCAGAGTACATGGATTTAAATCAGGGAGTGTTAAATTTTAGAAAAGTTGCTGATGAACTTTTTAAGATGGATACTCTGGTTGGAACCTGGAAAATCAAAAAAATTAGGACAGGAAGATCTTACGTTACCTTTAATTCTCATGAATCGTCATTAGCCATATTAAATTATTTAATAGACCGTGAAAGAAACAATAAATCTGTTCAATCTTTAGATGATCCCCTTTTTGTAAATTCAAAAAATCAAGCAATAAGTAAATATGCTCATGGTTCAATTTTTAAACGGGCGAATAATAGGGCCGGTTTAGGATATTTAACGGATAAAAGACGGTTTTTTTCTTCTACCATGCTTCGGAAGTATTTCAAAAATCACATGCACCAATCAAATGTTGATGATGAAACAATTGATGCGTTTTTAGGTCAAAATTTAGATGATAACATTGATTATCATTCCGTTGATGAGATCAAAACTCTAAAAACCATATATTTAGAATCAGTTGATGGGTTAACTGTCAGAAGGAAGCCTAAAATCACTGAAACTATAACCAGCAAAGAGTATGAACTTCTTATTAAAAAGCTGGATAAGAAAGATAAGGAACTTAATGAGATTAAAGAACACTTAAAGTATTTAAAACAGCTGATTAATTCTACAAATGTTAAGTAA